The Streptomyces sp. NBC_01353 genome contains a region encoding:
- a CDS encoding M28 family metallopeptidase produces MNASSRRAAATLAAAALATPLLLGAASPATATPDPGAKPARDAAQLAKKLVRETSGKDAYQHLQKFQAIADSAGGHRAAGSLGHDASAAYVYQQLKKAGYNVSYQTFDFIYTETLAQKASVISPAPRDIQIAAMTYTKSTPVGGIKADLATVPVDADGTTGCEPADFASSTFTGKVALIKRGGCTFAVKQENAAAAGAAGAIIYNNTDGALSGTLGDPAAGKIPTGGVTQAEGEKLAADLAKGPVNISFEIRQLQEKRSTNNVIAETKGGNAANTVMLGSHLDSVTAGPGINDNGSGSAGLLQAALELAQSKEKVRNKVRFAWWSAEENGLLGSEHYVANMSELDKKEVKLYLNFDMIASPNYGLFVYDGDDSDKVGAGAGPEGSAQLERDINEFMDKRGLPHEGTDFTGRSDYGPFIEVGIPSGGTFTGAEGIKTAAQAAKFGGTAGVAYDVNYHAAGDNLSNVNMKAFDANIDVIANAVGTYAHDISSLKKPVVSVPTEGDAGSGGGLHEDHGHEVTE; encoded by the coding sequence GTGAACGCATCCTCTCGCAGAGCCGCGGCCACCCTGGCCGCAGCCGCACTCGCGACCCCGCTCCTGCTCGGCGCCGCTTCCCCCGCCACCGCCACTCCGGACCCCGGGGCCAAGCCCGCCCGGGACGCCGCGCAGCTGGCGAAGAAGCTGGTCCGCGAGACGTCCGGCAAGGACGCCTACCAGCACCTGCAGAAGTTCCAGGCGATAGCCGACTCGGCCGGCGGTCACCGCGCGGCCGGCTCGCTCGGGCACGACGCCTCCGCGGCGTACGTGTACCAGCAGCTCAAGAAGGCCGGCTACAACGTCTCGTACCAGACGTTCGACTTCATCTACACCGAGACGCTCGCCCAGAAGGCCTCCGTCATCTCCCCGGCGCCCCGCGACATCCAGATCGCGGCGATGACCTACACCAAGTCGACGCCGGTCGGCGGTATCAAGGCCGACCTTGCCACCGTCCCGGTCGACGCCGACGGCACCACCGGCTGTGAGCCGGCCGACTTCGCCTCCTCGACCTTCACCGGCAAGGTCGCCCTGATCAAGCGCGGCGGCTGCACCTTCGCCGTGAAGCAGGAGAACGCCGCGGCGGCGGGCGCCGCGGGCGCGATCATCTACAACAACACCGACGGCGCCCTCTCCGGCACGCTCGGCGACCCGGCGGCCGGGAAGATCCCGACCGGTGGCGTCACCCAGGCCGAGGGCGAGAAGCTCGCCGCCGACCTCGCCAAGGGGCCGGTGAACATCTCCTTCGAGATCCGCCAGCTCCAGGAGAAGCGCTCCACCAACAACGTCATCGCGGAGACGAAGGGCGGCAACGCGGCCAACACCGTGATGCTCGGCTCGCACCTCGACTCCGTGACCGCAGGCCCCGGCATCAACGACAACGGCTCCGGCTCCGCCGGTCTGCTCCAGGCCGCCCTGGAGCTCGCCCAGTCGAAGGAGAAGGTCCGCAACAAGGTCCGCTTCGCCTGGTGGTCGGCCGAGGAGAACGGCCTGCTCGGCTCCGAGCACTACGTCGCGAACATGAGCGAGCTGGACAAGAAGGAAGTCAAGCTCTACCTCAACTTCGACATGATCGCGTCGCCGAACTACGGCCTGTTCGTCTACGACGGCGACGACTCGGACAAGGTCGGCGCGGGCGCGGGCCCCGAGGGCTCCGCCCAGCTCGAGCGCGACATCAACGAGTTCATGGACAAGCGCGGACTCCCGCACGAGGGCACCGACTTCACGGGCCGCTCGGACTACGGCCCGTTCATCGAGGTCGGCATCCCGTCGGGCGGCACCTTCACCGGCGCCGAGGGCATCAAGACGGCGGCGCAGGCGGCCAAGTTCGGCGGGACGGCGGGTGTCGCGTACGACGTGAACTACCACGCGGCCGGTGACAACCTGTCGAACGTCAACATGAAGGCCTTCGACGCCAACATCGACGTCATCGCCAACGCCGTGGGCACCTACGCCCACGACATCAGCTCCCTGAAGAAGCCGGTCGTCTCCGTCCCGACGGAGGGCGACGCGGGCAGCGGCGGCGGCCTCCACGAGGACCACGGCCACGAGGTCACCGAGTAA
- a CDS encoding helicase HerA-like domain-containing protein yields MSVSEQSPATEIAAGYAFTGAALDLGALLWDGTCHPDASIRIPLPMLNRHGLVAGATGTGKTKTLQLIAEQLSANGVPVFLADIKGDVSGISAPGTEGEKVRERAAQVGQEWASRGFPCEFYGLGGTGPGIPVRATVTSFGPVLLSKVLQLNQTQEQSLGLIFHYADSKGLELVDLKDLRAVVAFLVSDTGKPELKGIGGLSTVTAGVILRSITAFEQQGAGGFFGEPEFDTAEFLRTAEDGRGVVSVLELPAVQDKPQLFSTFLMWMLADLFNDLPEVGDLEKPKLVFFFDEAHLLFNGASKAFLESITQTVRLIRSKGVGIFFVTQTPKDVPGDVLAQLGNRVQHALRAFTPDDAKALKATVRTFPKSPYDLEEVLTGLGTGEAVVTVLSETGAPTPVAATRLRAPESLMGPIEAGVLEAAVKGSPLYGRYAEAVDRESAYEKLTAEQQAAEAAAVRAAQEAEAAKTPARAPQKEDESLAEQVAGSGIFTSLARSIGTQLGREISRSVFGTARRKR; encoded by the coding sequence ATGAGCGTGAGCGAGCAGTCTCCGGCCACCGAGATCGCGGCCGGGTACGCCTTCACCGGTGCCGCGCTCGATCTGGGGGCGCTGCTGTGGGACGGGACGTGTCACCCGGATGCGTCGATCCGTATCCCCCTTCCGATGCTCAACCGCCACGGCCTGGTCGCCGGCGCGACCGGCACGGGCAAGACGAAGACCCTCCAGCTCATCGCCGAGCAGCTGTCGGCGAACGGTGTGCCCGTCTTCCTCGCCGACATCAAGGGGGACGTCTCCGGGATCTCGGCGCCGGGCACGGAGGGCGAGAAGGTCCGCGAGCGGGCCGCGCAGGTGGGGCAGGAGTGGGCGTCGAGGGGCTTCCCCTGCGAGTTCTACGGGCTCGGGGGCACCGGCCCCGGTATCCCGGTGCGGGCGACGGTCACCAGCTTCGGGCCTGTGCTGCTGTCGAAGGTGCTCCAGCTGAACCAGACGCAGGAGCAGTCGCTCGGCCTGATCTTCCATTACGCGGACTCCAAGGGCCTGGAGCTGGTGGACCTGAAGGATCTGCGGGCTGTGGTGGCCTTCCTGGTCTCGGACACCGGGAAGCCGGAGCTGAAGGGGATCGGCGGGCTTTCGACGGTGACGGCCGGCGTGATCCTGCGGTCGATCACGGCGTTCGAGCAGCAGGGCGCGGGCGGGTTCTTCGGGGAACCGGAGTTCGACACGGCCGAGTTCCTGCGGACGGCGGAGGACGGGCGCGGTGTGGTGTCCGTACTGGAGCTGCCGGCCGTGCAGGACAAGCCGCAGCTCTTCTCGACGTTCCTGATGTGGATGCTGGCGGATCTCTTCAACGACCTGCCCGAGGTCGGGGATCTGGAGAAGCCGAAGCTGGTGTTCTTCTTCGACGAGGCGCATCTGCTGTTCAACGGGGCGTCGAAGGCGTTCCTGGAGTCGATCACGCAGACAGTGCGGCTGATTCGCTCGAAGGGGGTCGGGATCTTCTTCGTGACCCAGACGCCGAAGGACGTGCCGGGCGATGTGCTGGCTCAGCTGGGCAATCGGGTGCAGCACGCGCTGCGGGCGTTCACGCCGGACGACGCGAAGGCGTTGAAGGCGACGGTACGGACGTTCCCGAAATCGCCGTACGACCTGGAGGAGGTTCTGACGGGCCTCGGGACGGGCGAGGCGGTGGTGACCGTGCTGAGCGAGACGGGCGCGCCTACCCCCGTGGCGGCGACGCGGCTGCGGGCGCCGGAGTCCCTGATGGGTCCGATCGAGGCGGGAGTGCTGGAGGCGGCGGTGAAGGGCTCGCCGCTGTACGGGCGGTACGCGGAGGCGGTGGACCGGGAGTCGGCGTACGAGAAGCTGACGGCGGAGCAGCAGGCGGCGGAGGCTGCGGCGGTGCGGGCGGCGCAGGAGGCCGAGGCGGCGAAGACGCCGGCGCGGGCGCCGCAGAAGGAGGACGAGTCGCTCGCCGAGCAGGTGGCGGGGAGCGGGATCTTCACGTCGCTGGCGCGGTCGATCGGGACGCAGCTGGGCCGCGAGATCAGCCGCTCGGTCTTCGGCACGGCGCGCAGGAAGAGGTAG
- a CDS encoding type II toxin-antitoxin system VapB family antitoxin, with the protein MIFKRIGNGRPYPDHGRESTRQWADVAPRPVRLDQLVTTKGQLDLETLLAEDSTFYGDLFAHVVKWRGDLYLEDGLHRAVRAALQQRQVLHARVLEMD; encoded by the coding sequence GTGATCTTCAAGCGCATCGGAAACGGCCGGCCGTATCCCGACCACGGCCGGGAAAGCACCCGGCAGTGGGCGGACGTCGCCCCGCGCCCGGTCCGCCTCGATCAGCTGGTCACCACCAAGGGCCAGCTGGACCTGGAGACGCTGCTCGCCGAGGACTCGACCTTCTACGGCGACCTCTTCGCGCACGTCGTGAAGTGGCGGGGCGACCTCTACCTCGAGGACGGGCTGCACCGCGCGGTGCGCGCGGCACTCCAGCAGCGGCAGGTTCTGCACGCCCGCGTGCTGGAAATGGACTAG
- a CDS encoding LytR C-terminal domain-containing protein, translated as MGGKYRITGDKYPRMRRPRHRRRIVLAAGAAVVVLGAAGWGTLQLVAVFSGDDDTKTTAGRSADCKPVTKATTAPVAALPKPAQITVNVYNATPRSGLAKSTADELKKRGFVIGKVGNAPAAYDKKVPGAGILLGAPGATKGAFTVLGTQLKGTTAKTDTRATADVDLIIGTAFKSLDPKSTADAALVALNKPKPAPTGKC; from the coding sequence ATGGGCGGAAAATACCGCATCACGGGCGACAAGTACCCCCGTATGCGCCGCCCTCGGCACAGGCGCAGGATCGTCCTCGCGGCCGGGGCCGCCGTGGTCGTGCTCGGCGCGGCCGGTTGGGGGACCCTGCAGCTCGTCGCCGTGTTCTCCGGCGACGACGACACGAAGACGACGGCCGGTCGCAGCGCCGACTGCAAGCCCGTCACCAAGGCGACCACCGCGCCGGTCGCCGCCCTGCCCAAGCCCGCGCAGATCACGGTGAACGTCTACAACGCGACCCCGCGCAGCGGCCTCGCGAAGTCGACCGCCGACGAGCTGAAGAAGCGCGGGTTCGTCATCGGCAAGGTCGGCAACGCGCCCGCCGCGTACGACAAGAAGGTGCCCGGCGCCGGGATACTGCTCGGCGCCCCCGGGGCCACCAAGGGCGCGTTCACGGTCCTGGGCACCCAGCTGAAGGGCACCACGGCCAAGACGGACACGCGCGCGACGGCGGACGTGGACCTGATCATCGGGACGGCCTTCAAGAGCCTGGACCCGAAATCGACGGCGGACGCGGCCCTGGTCGCTCTCAACAAGCCCAAGCCCGCGCCCACCGGTAAGTGCTGA
- the upp gene encoding uracil phosphoribosyltransferase — translation MRLHVVDHPLVAHKLTTLRDKRTDSPTFRRLADELVTLLAYEATRDVRTEQVDIETPVTPTTGVKLSYPRPLVVPILRAGLGMLDGMVRLLPTAEVGFLGMIRNEETLEASTYATRMPEDLSGRQVYVLDPMLATGGTLVAAIRELIKRGADDVTAVVLLAAPEGVEIMERELAGTPVTVVTASVDERLNENGYIVPGLGDAGDRMYGSAD, via the coding sequence ATGCGTCTCCACGTCGTCGATCACCCGCTGGTCGCCCACAAGCTCACCACGCTGCGCGACAAGCGCACCGACTCCCCGACCTTCCGCCGGCTCGCCGACGAGCTGGTCACCCTGCTCGCCTACGAGGCCACCAGGGACGTGCGCACCGAGCAGGTCGACATCGAGACCCCCGTGACTCCCACGACGGGTGTGAAGCTGTCGTACCCGCGGCCGCTGGTGGTCCCGATCCTCCGTGCCGGCCTCGGGATGCTCGACGGCATGGTGCGGCTCCTGCCGACCGCCGAGGTCGGTTTCCTCGGCATGATCCGCAACGAGGAGACGCTGGAGGCGTCGACCTACGCGACGCGGATGCCGGAGGACCTCTCGGGCCGCCAGGTGTACGTCCTGGACCCGATGCTGGCGACCGGTGGCACGCTCGTCGCGGCGATCCGGGAGCTGATCAAGCGTGGCGCGGACGATGTGACCGCCGTCGTGCTGCTCGCCGCCCCTGAGGGCGTCGAGATCATGGAGCGCGAGCTGGCGGGCACGCCGGTGACCGTGGTGACCGCCTCGGTCGACGAGCGCCTCAACGAGAACGGCTACATCGTCCCGGGCCTGGGCGACGCGGGCGACCGCATGTACGGCTCGGCCGACTAG
- the tadA gene encoding tRNA adenosine(34) deaminase TadA, whose translation MRLALAEAEQAVPAGDVPVGAVVLSADGTVLAVGHNEREATGDPTAHAEILALRRAAAKTGEWRLTGCTLVVTLEPCVMCAGALVQSRVDRVVFGALDEKAGAAGSLWDLVRDRRLNHRPEVIHGVLGEECAAQLTAFFRAR comes from the coding sequence ATGCGGCTCGCCCTCGCGGAGGCCGAGCAGGCCGTGCCGGCCGGTGACGTACCGGTCGGCGCGGTCGTGCTGTCCGCGGACGGCACGGTCCTCGCCGTCGGCCACAACGAGCGCGAGGCGACCGGCGACCCGACCGCCCACGCCGAGATCCTGGCCCTGCGCCGGGCCGCGGCGAAGACCGGGGAGTGGCGGCTGACCGGCTGCACGCTCGTGGTGACCCTGGAGCCCTGTGTGATGTGCGCCGGCGCACTCGTGCAGTCCAGGGTCGACCGGGTGGTGTTCGGCGCTCTCGACGAGAAGGCCGGCGCGGCCGGTTCGCTCTGGGACCTCGTACGGGACCGACGGCTGAACCACCGTCCCGAAGTGATCCACGGCGTCCTCGGAGAGGAGTGCGCGGCGCAGCTCACCGCCTTCTTCCGCGCACGCTGA
- a CDS encoding Dabb family protein, with protein MIRHLVLFKLNEGIAKDDPRAVAAAEAFDGLEKEIPELGFWECGWNISERPIAYDFAINSAVEDTDALQRYLDHPAHQAGVALWREIATWVIADYAF; from the coding sequence GTGATCCGCCATCTGGTCCTGTTCAAGCTCAACGAGGGCATCGCGAAGGACGACCCGCGTGCCGTCGCCGCCGCCGAGGCGTTCGACGGGCTGGAGAAGGAGATCCCGGAGCTTGGCTTCTGGGAGTGCGGCTGGAACATCTCCGAGCGGCCGATCGCGTACGACTTCGCCATCAACTCGGCGGTCGAGGACACCGATGCGCTCCAGCGCTACCTGGATCACCCGGCCCACCAGGCGGGTGTCGCACTGTGGCGCGAGATCGCCACGTGGGTGATCGCGGACTACGCGTTCTAG
- a CDS encoding RNA polymerase sigma factor SigF — MPASTAPQVPPQNEAGDPEPTRPLPQSTRPQATRPQLTRPHSTRPQSTRGADTRALTQVLFGQLKDLEPGTPEHDRVRGALIEANLPLVRYAAARFRSRNEPMEDVVQVGTIGLINAIDRFDPDRGVQFPTFAMPTVVGEIKRYFRDNVRTVHVPRRLHELWVQVNGATEDLTTAHGRSPTTAEIAERLKIGEDEVLACIEAGRSYHATSLEAAQEGDGLPGLLDRLGYEDPALAGVEHRDLVRHLLVQLPEREQRILMLRYYSNLTQSQISQELGVSQMHVSRLLARSFARLRSANRIEA; from the coding sequence GTGCCGGCCAGTACAGCGCCTCAGGTCCCGCCCCAGAACGAGGCCGGCGACCCGGAGCCCACGCGCCCGCTGCCCCAGTCCACCCGACCCCAAGCCACCCGGCCACAGCTCACCCGCCCCCACTCCACCCGGCCGCAGTCCACCCGGGGCGCCGACACCCGCGCGCTCACCCAGGTCCTCTTCGGGCAGCTCAAGGACCTCGAACCGGGCACTCCCGAGCACGACCGGGTCCGCGGGGCGCTGATCGAGGCCAACCTCCCCCTCGTCCGATACGCGGCGGCCCGCTTCCGCTCCCGCAACGAGCCCATGGAGGACGTCGTCCAGGTCGGCACCATCGGCCTGATCAACGCCATCGACCGCTTCGACCCCGACCGCGGCGTGCAGTTCCCGACCTTCGCGATGCCCACCGTCGTCGGCGAGATCAAGCGGTACTTCCGCGACAACGTCCGCACCGTGCACGTGCCGCGCCGCCTCCACGAGCTCTGGGTCCAGGTCAACGGCGCCACCGAGGACCTCACCACGGCCCACGGCCGCTCCCCCACCACCGCGGAGATCGCCGAGCGGCTGAAGATCGGCGAGGACGAGGTACTGGCCTGCATCGAGGCCGGACGCTCGTACCACGCCACCTCGCTGGAGGCGGCCCAGGAAGGCGACGGACTACCCGGACTGCTCGACCGGCTCGGCTACGAGGACCCGGCGCTCGCCGGCGTCGAGCACCGGGATCTCGTACGACATCTGCTCGTACAACTGCCCGAGCGCGAGCAGCGGATCCTGATGCTCCGTTACTACAGCAACCTGACCCAGTCTCAGATCAGCCAGGAACTCGGCGTCTCGCAGATGCATGTGTCAAGGCTCCTCGCCCGGAGCTTCGCCCGATTGAGATCCGCAAATCGGATCGAGGCGTAG
- a CDS encoding RNA polymerase sigma factor SigF — protein MSAEQGSSKVLTLTPVQTPVPMPVQPTAETAEPAAPLVVTPEAIDTRTLSRSLFLRLRALDDAGAAADSPERTYVRDTLIELNLPLVRYAAARFRSRNEPMEDIVQVGTIGLIKAIDRFDCERGVEFPTFAMPTVVGEIKRFFRDTSWSVRVPRRLQELRLALTKASDELAQKLDRSPTVPELAAVLGVSEEDVVDGLAVGNAYTASSLDSPSPEDDGGEGSLADRLGYEDTALEGVEYRESLKPLLAKLPPRERQIIMLRFFANMTQSQIGEEVGISQMHVSRLLTRTLAQLRQGLIAD, from the coding sequence ATGTCCGCAGAACAGGGCAGCTCGAAGGTGCTCACGCTCACGCCCGTGCAGACGCCGGTACCGATGCCGGTCCAGCCGACGGCGGAGACCGCCGAGCCCGCCGCGCCGCTTGTTGTCACGCCGGAAGCCATCGACACCCGCACGCTCTCCCGTTCCCTCTTCCTGCGGCTCCGCGCGCTGGACGACGCGGGCGCCGCCGCGGACAGCCCGGAGCGGACCTACGTCCGCGACACCCTCATCGAGCTCAACCTGCCGCTCGTGCGGTACGCCGCGGCCCGCTTCCGCTCCCGCAACGAGCCGATGGAGGACATCGTCCAGGTCGGCACCATCGGCCTGATCAAGGCGATCGACCGCTTCGACTGCGAACGCGGCGTGGAGTTCCCGACGTTCGCCATGCCGACCGTCGTCGGCGAGATCAAGCGCTTCTTCCGTGACACTTCCTGGTCGGTGCGCGTCCCGCGCCGGCTCCAGGAGCTGCGCCTGGCGCTGACCAAGGCCAGCGACGAGCTGGCGCAGAAGCTGGACCGCTCCCCGACCGTCCCCGAACTCGCCGCCGTACTGGGGGTGTCGGAGGAGGACGTGGTCGACGGCCTCGCGGTCGGTAACGCGTACACCGCCTCCTCGCTCGACTCGCCCTCCCCGGAGGACGACGGCGGCGAGGGCTCGCTGGCGGACCGACTCGGGTACGAGGACACGGCGCTGGAGGGCGTCGAGTACCGCGAATCGCTGAAGCCGCTGCTGGCCAAACTCCCGCCCCGGGAGCGCCAGATCATCATGCTGCGCTTCTTCGCCAACATGACGCAGTCGCAGATCGGCGAGGAGGTCGGCATCTCCCAGATGCACGTCTCCCGACTCCTGACCCGCACCCTGGCCCAGCTCCGCCAGGGCCTGATCGCCGACTGA
- a CDS encoding DoxX family protein: protein MSTTYIVVTAVAAFMVGFSALSVFIKAPWVIQPLTEYGVPRSWWTWLGLAKAAGAVGLVVGLWIPAIGLAAGIGVALYFTGALITVIRARSYAHVVWPMMYAAPAVAALFLA from the coding sequence ATGTCCACCACCTACATCGTCGTCACCGCCGTCGCCGCGTTCATGGTCGGCTTCTCGGCGCTCTCGGTCTTCATCAAGGCCCCGTGGGTCATCCAGCCGCTGACCGAGTACGGAGTCCCCCGCTCCTGGTGGACCTGGCTCGGCCTGGCCAAGGCGGCCGGCGCGGTGGGCCTCGTCGTCGGCCTGTGGATCCCGGCGATCGGCCTCGCGGCGGGGATCGGCGTGGCCCTGTACTTCACCGGGGCCCTGATCACCGTGATCCGTGCCCGCTCGTACGCTCACGTCGTCTGGCCGATGATGTACGCGGCCCCGGCCGTCGCCGCCCTGTTCCTCGCCTGA
- a CDS encoding GNAT family N-acetyltransferase has translation MPELRTDRLLLRRWQESDLEPWAAMNADPEVREHLGALLTREQSDAVVADMQAAFDERGFGWWALEARGTGEFIGRVGLDEVDEDMPFPGVDIGWRLVRSAWGHGYATEAARACLAFGFETLGLPEVIASTTVNNLRSQAVMRRIGMTRDPADDFEDPSVPEGPLRQCVLFRTHAGMHTDRPTRLEAPPTPR, from the coding sequence ATGCCAGAGCTGCGAACCGATCGTCTTCTGCTCCGCCGGTGGCAGGAGTCCGACCTCGAGCCGTGGGCGGCGATGAACGCCGATCCCGAAGTTCGTGAACACCTGGGGGCGCTGCTGACACGGGAGCAGAGCGATGCCGTGGTGGCAGACATGCAGGCCGCGTTCGATGAGCGAGGTTTTGGGTGGTGGGCGCTGGAGGCGCGAGGGACGGGCGAGTTCATCGGCCGCGTCGGCTTGGACGAGGTGGACGAGGACATGCCATTCCCGGGGGTGGACATCGGTTGGCGCCTGGTGCGTTCGGCATGGGGTCACGGCTATGCCACCGAGGCTGCCCGGGCCTGCCTGGCTTTCGGCTTCGAGACTCTCGGGCTGCCGGAAGTAATTGCGTCGACGACCGTCAACAACCTTCGTTCCCAGGCAGTGATGCGCCGGATCGGCATGACCCGCGACCCGGCCGACGACTTCGAGGATCCGAGCGTGCCCGAAGGGCCGCTTCGCCAGTGTGTGCTGTTTCGGACCCACGCAGGAATGCACACGGACAGACCCACACGGCTCGAAGCGCCCCCGACTCCTCGTTGA
- a CDS encoding MarR family winged helix-turn-helix transcriptional regulator, with protein MVALSNNMHGVAVDKVDKPNRYENLARQVSAIGAVKRGMARSLPADCPSGSAIVLALLKHEGDMRMSRISERMAVDMSVSSRHVSHAVDRGWVERLPDPADKRSRILHLTVEGREKLDELDRRLTAMLTRNLADWSDEDVELLTHLLARLRDSFGDCRAHHA; from the coding sequence ATGGTTGCCCTAAGCAACAACATGCATGGGGTCGCAGTGGACAAGGTCGACAAGCCGAACCGGTACGAGAACCTCGCCCGACAGGTGAGCGCCATCGGCGCGGTGAAGCGCGGTATGGCCCGCTCTCTGCCCGCCGACTGTCCCAGCGGCTCCGCCATCGTCCTCGCCCTGCTCAAGCACGAGGGGGACATGCGCATGAGTCGTATCTCGGAGCGCATGGCCGTCGACATGTCGGTCAGCAGCCGCCACGTGTCCCACGCCGTCGACCGCGGCTGGGTCGAGCGGCTGCCCGATCCCGCCGACAAGCGCTCCCGCATCCTGCACCTCACCGTCGAGGGCAGGGAGAAGCTCGACGAGCTCGACCGCCGGCTGACCGCCATGCTCACCCGCAACCTCGCGGACTGGTCCGACGAAGACGTCGAACTGCTCACCCACCTGCTCGCCCGCCTCCGCGACTCCTTCGGTGACTGCCGGGCCCACCACGCCTAA